CAACTTCtctcaaaactgtgtaaaatgatgcataatttcattctaaacaagcatgcaaaatttaagagagattcagtaaaaaaaaaaaaaaaaaaaaaaaaaaaaaaaaaaaaaaaaaaaaaaaaaaaagaacactattAAAGCTATAAAGGTTAAAAACACAGTGTTGTCAGAAATTGCAAcgtataaccactagatggcagcagaAGTCCATTGATGGAGTCATCAAATGCACTAAAACAGTGTTCATAGTTTGATTATGGATTCATGCTGGCACATTATAAAATCATtgttaaaacatttaacatttcattAACTCAAAGTTTACCATTTTGTTGATACAGACATATCAGTTTTTAAAATTATGCCAGATTATGATTACAGTAAAACCTAAAAATGACATGTAAACTTAAAAAGAGAAGACTTGCAACGTTTTGTGTCACCAATCATTATGCAAATATCTATATCTgtaacaaaatgtgtgtgtgtgtgtgtgtgtgtgtgtgcgtgtgtgagcgtgcgcgtgcgtgtgtgtgtgcctgtgtgcgtgtgtgtgtgtgcgtgtgtgcgtgtgtgcgtgtgtgtgcgtgcgcgtgcgtgtgtgtgcgtgtgtgcgtgtgtgtgcgtgcgtgtgtgcgtgcgtgcgtgcgtgcgtgtgtgtgtgtgtgtgtgtgtgtgtgtgtgtgtgtgtgtgtgtgtgtgtgtgtgttatagcctgtttttatacagtctatggttatagcccctttcacactgcacgtcggacccggcatattgccggaacattggcGGGTCGCCTtcagtgtgaaagcaaacacgtccctgGATTGATTATGTGTGAGCATGCTTATTGAGTATTAATATACTacttaaatcatttaatttcagtgtctgtgtttctgtgtgcatGTTCTCCATTCTGGATGTGTTTTACTGTCAGCCATAGATCTAAATTGGTATACACCCTAAAAGCATACCACCTCAAAGACCTTTATGTGCTTGAACTCCGgtaatcgctgcttgcagctatatttgtaattattattatattagaaataatgtctgctgttgttatttttatttaattgtatttattcatttgttttctcttatttctcgtttttgtcttcttttttacTTTGATTGTGTAATAATATTCTGTAGTGTATTGTACACATCTagaatgctttggcaatactgtaacacaaatgtcatgccaataaataaagcACCTTGAATTTGAtttgagaaacacacacaaacacacacacacacactgaactgaTTTCAGATGAagctgaatgtgtgttgattatCTTCCTTCCGCCACAGCGACCTGAGCCTAAAGCGTTGCTCAGCAACTGAAATAAAGCGCTTCTATTGGTCTAAACGCTACACTGCGGCCATAGATGTGTCTCGATACAGCCGTGATAGCGGCAGCTGCCGTCCGCCATGTTGAAACGGTCAGAGCCGGTCCGTGAACACTGCAGAGCGAGTGTGTCTGCAAGCAACCTTAGCTACTTATACGACTGTATGAATGTCTATATCTGCGAtaagggcctttcgcaccgctGGAAGCTTTCCATAGTACCAGAACTatttgtggaactacccacttttgggcgTTTTAGCACCGCAGGAACATTTTCACTGTAcaaaattagctcctactccggcgcagggtctaaccagctcaACTGGTACTAACCGTGACGTAACTAGACACTGATTGGCCATACGCGTTCGAAAACGCCCTCCCCCACCATGATTTAAAACGCTTTTTTAAACCAAAAGCACAGCGCTCTCCATCTCCTGTTGTTAACGTTATTCTTCTTCGTCAACGTTGTTGAATGCCGCGCATAAATGCCTGGTTTACGTCACTTCCTAGTACACACGGTCGGTGCGAACCAGAGAATGTGAGCGGGAGAGGAGCGAGGAGGAGCGGCGGGATTCTTCTGGAGCTAGCAGCGGATTTCTCTCGCTCCGAGGACACTAAACTATCACGAGCACGTGGTCTGCGTTAGCTACAGCATAAACAGATTCATAAGTTGTTCATCGCAGCAGCACTGACGCGCTGACAGAAAGATGGAATTTCTCAAATACTTCATTAAAGAGAGTGAACAAAGATACAGATGTATCTTACAAGGTGATGATCACGACGACCAAGCAGAAGGTGAGTGCGGGGATGTGATCGCAACGACCAAAGGGTCATGCTGGAACCTTAAAAGACATGTGTCCAGAAAACACTTTAAAGTGTTCCACTCACACTTGGAAAGCAAATCTAAAGGTTGGTATAAAACATTTCTTTGTCTCTTTAAATATTATAGGTAGAAGTTACTATTAATCTAACCTGAAATGCCccaaattaaatttaattcaaattgcatgaatcaatttaataatatttttagcaCCGTTATTAATGtgccatttaaatatatttgcagaGGATGAAGCACAGAAAGCGTGTAAGGAGGCAGAGAGCAGTAGCTTTAAAAGTTCCTTTCCACAACGAATGACAAAAATGAATATATCACAGGAAAGGAAGGCTGAACTTGACCAGGCCTTCTTTAAAATGATCTACATGGACTATGAGCCTCTCACCAAAGGGGAAAGAGAAGGGATGCGTTATTTTGCGCAGATTGCACAGCCTGGCTACACCCCGCCGTGCAACAACACAATCCGGGACACACTCATGCCACACGCCTTGATCGAGCTGGAGAATAAGCTGAGCGCTCTGCTCAAGCACTGCAATGGACTCTCAGTGGCCATTGATATTTGGACAAGCCGAAGGGGTCACAGTTTTCTGGGTATCGTGGCCAGTTTTATTGATGAAAACTTCAAATGCCACACTGTTCTTCTGAGCTGTGAACAAATCCAGGCACACCACACAGCGAAgcacatttatgaaaaatacgAGGAGGTCCTGAGACGCTGGAATGTCCAGCATGGTGTGATCAGAGTAATTACTGATAGTGCCAGCAATATGGTCAAAGCCTTCAATCTGCCTGGCTTCAATGAGTTTGGGGATGTGCTGGACCGAGATGTCAAGGTCGAGGAGACGGAAGTTGAGATTGATGCTCCAGATGATGCACTCTCTCAGCTCCGTGCAGaccagctggccaatcagctgAACGTGATGATTCAGTACTACATCACAGAAACCAATCTTCACCTGAGATGTCCCATTCACTTACTCCAGCTCGCTATAAAAGACGCAATTGCAAAGCATAATGCAGTCAAATCAGTAATCAACAAGATTGGAAAAGTAGTCAAAACAGTCAGGAAAAGCACACTGAACACAGATGAAATCGACAAATTAGCTGTTCCTCCCACAACTGCATGTGCAACCAGATGGAGCGGTCAGCTGCGGATGATTGAGTCGCTGCTGAAAATGTTTGAGAATGATGCGCTATGGCAAAACCGTCTGACGTCGATCCCAGATGATGGCAAAATCACACGCAGCGATGTTCTCATGCTTCAAGGCTTGGTGAGAGTACTCACACCATTTGCTGAATTGACAGACAGTTTACAGAAGGAACTGGGAAACCTGGGGATGATCCTGCCGGCAGTCGCAGAAATACGCCGAATGATGGCTGACGTCTCCAGTCCACTGGAAGTAGCTGCTTTCGCAGAAACTCTAGCAGAGAACTTTTCCAATCGTTATAAAAGGTTTTATGACGACACCCACGTTGTTCTGGCTGCGTTGTTAGACCCTCGCTTTAAGAACGAGTGGATTGCAAGAGATGAAAAGGCAAGTAATTCACTACACAAAGCCACATtcgcaaattaaccatggttttattataataagTGTATTAACAatcaacaaaaataatacaacactgactaaatttaaaaaataccctgatgatgataataaatgaTCTTGTAGAGTAACATTATTTTGCTCTTGTAGGTTCAAGGCAAACAGATGGAGATCAGGGAGTTGTTAGTTCATCAAACACAACTTCTCTGCAGCgtgaataaaaaagaaacattccCTCTCGTTGTCGCTGACCCTGAGCCGTCACCCTCAAAGAAAGCCAAGTCCATGTTCCAGTCATACGCAACTGCCACAGATTCATCTGCAGCACTAGATGTAAAAGGAGAAATCGAACAGTACCTCGCAATGCCGAGAATGAACCCCGACGTTGACGTTCTTCGCTTCTGGAAGGACAACTCTGTTATGCTGCCCCGACTTTCACATGTTGCAAGACGCATCTTTAGCATCCCCAGCGGCTCGGCCAGCTTGGAGAGGGTGTTTTCTATTGCTGGCCTGATGTCCAACACTAATCGCATGCGCTCGACACCTGACACTCTGCAAAAGCTCGTCTTTCTGAAAGTGAACGCAGCATTGGAGATTTAGATTTGATGATTAAAAGTCTAGGACTGTCCGACCAAAAAGTTTGTGTAACCCTCTGGCCCTCttcggtcatttttgaccaaAAAATTTTATACTTTGAAATTTAAAAAGTCGTCGCTTCATCGGAATGAGATgacacttggtgacttttgtcacATTAGCAATTTGAACATGTGTTTGGATATGTTAAAGAGTCCAAAAAAAATAGTCACACTTACCTTTTTcgcgggtcaaaaatgaccgacaTACGatatgaatgggaaatacgaaaagaTTTGAAAACTCAGTGAATCTTTTAGTGGTACAAACTAAAAATCAGCCACTGGTCGGGAAAAAAGTGTGCAGCAATCAAGGGGTGACAAATTAGACACcaatcaataaatggaaaaaatacaaaaggagctctctctgtctctctctctcacacacacacacacacacacagaaatgaactggtaagactgcaacattaacatttattgaaataaaatattcaaaaatataaaatattaattaattacaaaatgtttgtatAGTGTTTTGAATGATCACTTTTCATTCCTTATGTTGTTagattttttaattatcaaatactgagtaacaaaaatgctttctatgtgttccctttctaacaagattttaatgtttgactgtaatcataatgtaaaaccttacacgtttttattttttgaatgccTTCAGATTGCCCAGTTCTCAtcaaaaaatggattttaaatgcttCCACTCTATTTTCATGTGAAatattgcattaattaaaaaatagtaaataaataaagagataaaaaatatatattaattctaatggagaaaatagctcattaaaattgtataaatattgcatagtataataaaattccctaaaaatcataaataataatcaaaaaatattattgaacaaaaaaatattacattggttttcctgaagaagaaaaaaaagttaaatttcaaGGCTCCGGTCACTTCTGACCGCAAAGAAGGTAAGTGTGACTCCTAAACAAAGAGGGTCAGAAGGTTAAAAAGAAGGCAATAATagcctgtttatatatatatatatatatatatatatatcatcattttattttctatttttatttttttttggcagtttattttgatttgatgtAAAGTTTTTCCTTTGGTTAGCTACTGTTCCAATAAAGCATGCTGATATTTTTTCTCCTagtattgtgtatttatttttcactgaatgcatcttctgcacagaagtttgtgatatattaaaaaaaaaattagggacattttttttttatggagcgAAAAACAAGTGATGGTAAACCCAGAGTGAAGCTGGAGTGTAGTGAATATTAAAAgctttctaatgaatgttgttcagttgctttgatgcaatctttttttgtttaaagtgctatataaataaaagtgacttgactacagtacaaaaaagaaaaaattgtataagcgattttcactcagaaactactagtacagttgtggccaaaaatatcggcacccttggtatatatgatcaaagaagaaaatgtatctgcattgttaatcttttcgaacttttattttttttaaaaattgtaacatttatactttcattggataataagtaTTTAAAATGGGGGTACacatcattatgaaataaatgtttttctctaataatcACTGGCCGCAATTAACAGcatccttttattcaatactttttgaaacctccattgccagtttaacagctctgagttttctcctatattgtctgatgaggttagagaacacctgacaagagatcagacaccattccttcatccagaatcactccagaccctttagattcccagcttctcctcttcagttcactcctctcattatctgtagggttcaggtcagaggactggaatggctatagcagaagcttggttttgagctcagtgacccatgtctgtgttgtttttgaggtttgtgtttgggttaTTGTACAGTTGGATTATCCAATcatggtccattataagatttctaacagagtcagtcacttactgattttttatctgttggtatttggtagaatcaaagatgccatgtctccaaacaagatgtccaggacctccagcagaaatataggcccacaacatcaaaaatacagcagtagaTTTCATTggacacatggggtactttttttctctgtgttcaccaaacccatcttgagtgtttgctgctaaaaaaaaattattttagtttcatctgaccatagcaGCCAATCCCATTTAAAGTTACAGGAATGGCTGATAACGGAATCTGCTTTAGTTGGCTTTTGGAAGAGCTAGGAGAgtttttcttgtaaccctccaaaacaacatgtggtgatgtaggtcctgtttgacatttttttttctagggTTTTCTGAACCCGAGACTCggctattttctgcaattctccagctgtaaCCCATGAAGAGTCTTTatctacatttattcatttagctgacgcttttatccaaagcgacttacaaagtatggacgcctctggagcaactaggggttaagtgtcttgctcagggacacatgggtgtctcacagtggatcgaacccgggtctctcacaccaaagacgtgtgtcttatctaCTGCGCAAACACCACCCCCAAATGGGTGTTATCTACTCAAACTCTACTTCTCAACACActttaggacgatatagacacacgtcctcttccaggcagttttgttacattttctgttgattggaaattcttaattattgccctgatggtggaaatgggaatctTCACTGCTCTAACTCTTTTCCTAAAGCCACTTCcccaatttgtgaagctcaattatcttttgctgcacatcagaattatattctttggtttttctcattgtgatggatgattaagggcattttgggttttgttttccctgctctttatatttctgtgaaacaggaagctatggctggataatttcatgtttataatcacgctgGAGTGCTTTATAAAGAAACGGCAAGCAATACATTATTAACCGTGAAACTCAACTGCAACGCAACTGAAATTATTTCAGAATAATAAtagatttcaaatatatatttttatttacaggttcaaaaataatttaacagtgtagaaattaactttaaaataaaaaaagaactaaattcattaaaatataaatgaataaataaataaacaaatccatctatTCGTAATTCTGCTTGGAATTAAAATCGAagaattttaaaaaatctgaatctCCAACCCCCACGGGCACGCGCCTCACACGCCACCGCGCGCTCCCGACGGTCTCTCCTCCTCTCCAGAGCGCGCAGAGGGAGGGAGCGCGCGCGGGCAGCTGATGGACGGGATGGAGCGGGGCGCGTACGGCGCGGGCAGAGCCGGTGGATCCTTCGAGCCGCTCACGTTCATCCAGCAGCCGCACACCGGACTCCGGATCGTGTCCTGGGTACGTACCGTTATCATGAGGAGCAAACAGCGCGCCTGATGCTGCGAGAGACGCGCCGGAGCAATGCACGCACGACACGGTGCTTCTGATTGAAATGCATACTCGTGCAATCAAGTGCTATTAATCAGGGGTAAGAAAAGGTTTGTGTAGGGGCTTCAGAGATTATAAAATAGAATTAGCTCAACAACATGGTCAGTGGAAACCACATGATAGCgcgcgcgtgtgtctgtgtgcgcgcgcgtgtgcaGACGCAtacattacaaacacacacacacacacacacaaacctgtatCCAGTGTCCAAATCCTGTCCGTTCGGGTTCAGATGTGGTCAGATTTGAGTTATTCAGTCATAAATATTGTCCTCCAAGAGTATGTATTCTGAACGTGCTTAGAAGAATAAAGTGATATTTTAGAATATTCTAAAGTGATCAcgaattaaacattttaagaaaTATGGTACTGTTTTTTCATTTatgctttttgtttgtgtgttttgagcTGATTGTTGACTTTTGCACACATTTAATTTGATGTAGTTTGCACGACCTGAGGTGAATAAAGCTGTTTTCAGCATAACTTTGACGTCAGGCGTAATTGTAACACTAGTTATGAGATTAAAATGCTATGACTATTGAATCAGATACATGTTGAACATCATTTCAATAAAGTGACAGAGGTCAGATTGTTCTTGATTGGTCTGATCAGTATATTATTAAGTGCAGATCACATTCAGAAGCTGAGTGTGGTGGTTTTGTGCATGATTTATGCTTGTGTTTGTGACATAATTAGCTTGTTGTTTTCCATTCCTGCCAGAACAGAGAGTCCCAGTGTCTATAAATATCTCTGTTCTTCTGCGCATCTCATCTCATCAGAGCTGGACTCACACAGGACGGGTCTTTATGATCGAGTCACCGAATCACTGATTCAACAGATTCATCCAAaagcactgattcattcagagacTAAACACAACTTGTGTTGTAATGGTTCTACTGTGACCGAGCAAAAACACAGATTAGatgttattcaatattacatttttgttatatAAGAGCTTCGTCACACAAACATGCTGCTTGCTTGTTGCTCCAGTAATTCGTGGCTAGTTCACAGCATCTGACCGCAGTGAGATTCACACTATGGACGCTCAGCACGCTTGGTTTGTTCAAGAGAGAAAAAGGAACTTCAGCGTGTTTCTGCTTGGTCTTCAACACCTGTGAGTTTCTGTTTATGACTCGTTCAGCTGAAGAGCACAAACCGTTAGTTTCCTCGTTTCATTTGCTTTAAACTGGTTctaattttcttttatattaaaaCCACAACACATTATGATCAGGTGCCAAGAGCTGGTCCATTACAAAACTCTTGAGTTTTCATTTCCTCATTTCTCAAGAAATCAAATGTTATATTTTGACTTCAGCGTTCGTAGAAAACGTCCTGTAGCTGTCAGAAGTCAATGGTAGCCGATGACTCCTGTTACGCTCGTTGGTAGAGCGTGTGATCTGTTCTGCTCTCCTCAGTTCTTCTCGTTGGTGATCTTCGGCTGTGTCGTTAACGAGGGCTACATCAACAGGCCTGATGAGGTCGAGCAGTTCTGCATCTTTAACCGGAACCAGAACGCCTGTA
This is a stretch of genomic DNA from Carassius carassius chromosome 10, fCarCar2.1, whole genome shotgun sequence. It encodes these proteins:
- the LOC132151405 gene encoding uncharacterized protein LOC132151405 — translated: MEFLKYFIKESEQRYRCILQGDDHDDQAEGECGDVIATTKGSCWNLKRHVSRKHFKVFHSHLESKSKEDEAQKACKEAESSSFKSSFPQRMTKMNISQERKAELDQAFFKMIYMDYEPLTKGEREGMRYFAQIAQPGYTPPCNNTIRDTLMPHALIELENKLSALLKHCNGLSVAIDIWTSRRGHSFLGIVASFIDENFKCHTVLLSCEQIQAHHTAKHIYEKYEEVLRRWNVQHGVIRVITDSASNMVKAFNLPGFNEFGDVLDRDVKVEETEVEIDAPDDALSQLRADQLANQLNVMIQYYITETNLHLRCPIHLLQLAIKDAIAKHNAVKSVINKIGKVVKTVRKSTLNTDEIDKLAVPPTTACATRWSGQLRMIESLLKMFENDALWQNRLTSIPDDGKITRSDVLMLQGLVRVLTPFAELTDSLQKELGNLGMILPAVAEIRRMMADVSSPLEVAAFAETLAENFSNRYKRFYDDTHVVLAALLDPRFKNEWIARDEKVQGKQMEIRELLVHQTQLLCSVNKKETFPLVVADPEPSPSKKAKSMFQSYATATDSSAALDVKGEIEQYLAMPRMNPDVDVLRFWKDNSVMLPRLSHVARRIFSIPSGSASLERVFSIAGLMSNTNRMRSTPDTLQKLVFLKVNAALEI